A single region of the Triticum dicoccoides isolate Atlit2015 ecotype Zavitan chromosome 2B, WEW_v2.0, whole genome shotgun sequence genome encodes:
- the LOC119363561 gene encoding calmodulin-binding transcription activator CBT-like, whose product MAGAAGRERDPLLRSEIHGFITYADLNFEKLKAEAASRWFRPNEIYAVLANHERFKVHAQPIDKPVSGAIVLYDRKVVRNFRKDGHNWKKKKDGKTVQEAHEKLKIGNEERVHVYYARGEDNPNFFRRCYWLLDKEAERIVLVHYRQTSEENAIAHPSTEAEAEAPTMNVIQYYTSPPISANSASVHTEISFSPPAPEEINSHGGSAISSDTGGSSLEEFWVHLLESSMKKDTACGASVAFSQQIKCGMKDSGNDTDSTNNVHANHAGALEHQLDQSQYPLTSDLDSQSQQFATSLRRTPVDGDIPNDVPARENSLGLWKYLDDDSPCLGDNIVSTEKIFNITDFSPEWACSTEHTKILVIGHYYEQYKHLAGSNIYGIFGDNCVAANMVQTGVYRFMVGPHTAGRVDFYLTLDGKTPISEVLNFEYRSVPGSSLHSELKPLEDEYTKSKLQMQMRLARLLFVTNKKKIAPKLLVEGSKVSNLILASPEKEWMDLWKIAGDSEGKSVHATEDLLELVLRNRLQEWLLERVIGGHKSTGRDDLGQGPIHLCSFLGYTWAIRLFSVSGFSLDFRDSSGWTALHWAAYYGREKMVAALLSAGANPSLVTDPTAVSPGGCTPADLAARQGYVGLAAYLAEKGLTAHFESMSLSKGTKQSPSRTKLTKVHSEKFENLTEQEVCLKESLAAYRNAADAASNIQAALRDRTLKLQTKAILLANPEMQATAIVAAMRIQHAFRNYNRKKEMRAAARIQNHFRTWKVRRNFTNMRRQAIRIQAAYRGHQVRRQYRKVIWSVGVVEKAILRWRKKRKGLRGIANGMPVEMTVDIEAASTAEEGFFQASRQQAEDRFNRSVVRVQALFRCHRAQHEYRRMRIAHEEAKLEFSKGQQQAPACRR is encoded by the exons ATGGCGGGAGCGGCCGGGAGGGAGAGGGACCCACTCCTCCGCTCCGAGATCCACGGCTTCATCACCTACGCAG ACTTGAACTTCGAGAAGCTGAAAGCAGAGGCCGCGTCGCGCTGGTTCCGGCCGAATGAGATCTACGCGGTCCTGGCCAACCACGAGAGGTTCAAGGTCCATGCACAGCCCATCGACAAGCCCGTGA GTGGTGCTATTGTTCTATATGATCGCAAAGTTGTCCGGAACTTCCGGAAGGATGGCCATAATTGGAAgaaaaagaaggatggcaaaactGTCCAAGAAGCCCATGAAAAATTAAAG ATTGGTAATGAAGAGAGGGTTCATGTATATTATGCTCGAGGTGAGGATAATCCAAATTTCTTTAGAAGGTGCTACTGGCTGCTTGACAA AGAGGCTGAACGGATAGTTCTTGTGCATTATCGTCAAACATCTGAG GAAAATGCCATAGCACATCCGAGCACAGAAGCCGAAGCCGAAGCGCCTACAATGAATGTGATTCAATATTATACTTCTCCTCCGATTTCAGCAAATTCAGCCTCAGTTCATACCGAGATATCGTTCTCCCCTCCGGCACCAGAGGAAATTAACTCACATGGTGGCAGTGCAATTTCTAGTG ATACTGGCGGCTCTAGTCTGGAAGAGTTCTGGGTGCATCTATTGGAGTCATCTATGAAAAAGGATACTGCTTGTG GTGCATCCGTGGCATTTAGTCAGCAGATTAAATGCGGAATGAAGGATTCTGGAAATGACACGGACTCTACAAATAAT GTACATGCGAACCACGCTGGAGCTCTGGAACATCAACTAGACCAATCTCAATACCCTTTAACATCAGATCTCGATTCTCAGTCACAGCAATTTGCAACTTCTTTGCGGAGAACTCCAGTGGATGGTGACATTCCTAATGATGTGCCTGCTAGAGAGAACAGTCTCGGACTGTGGAAGTACTTGGATGATGACAGTCCTTGTCTAGGTGATAATATAGTGAGCACTGAAAAAATCTTCAACATCACTGATTTCTCCCCAGAATGGGCTTGTTCCACAGAGCATACCAAG ATCTTGGTGATCGGGCATTACTATGAGCAATACAAGCATCTGGCTGGTTCCAATATTTACGGTATCTTTGGTGATAACTGTGTTGCCGCAAACATGGTCCAAACTGGTGTTTACCGTTTCATGGTTGGACCACATACAGCTGGACGAGTGGATTTTTATTTGACTTTGGATGGGAAAACACCAATCTCTGAGGTTTTGAATTTTGAGTATCGTAGTGTGCCTGGAAGTTCATTGCATAGTGAGTTGAAGCCGCTGGAAGATGAGTACACAAAGTCAAAGCTTCAAATGCAGATGAGACTAGCTCGTTTGCTGTTTGTGACAAACAAGAAAAAGATAGCACCAAAGCTTCTCGTGGAAGGCAGCAAAGTTTCCAATCTCATATTGGCATCACCAGAGAAGGAATGGATGGATCTGTGGAAAATTGCTGGCGATTCTGAAGGCAAATCTGTTCATGCTACTGAAGACTTGCTTGAATTAGTTTTACGGAATAGATTGCAAGAATGGCTTCTGGAAAGAGTAATTGGAGGCCATAAATCAACTGGTCGTGATGATCTAGGACAAGGACCTATCCATCTGTGTTCTTTCCTAGGCTATACTTGGGCTATCCGCTTGTTTTCTGTGTCCGGATTCTCCTTGGACTTCCGTGATTCTTCTGGTTGGACTGCTTTACACTGGGCCGCATACTACGGAAG GGAAAAAATGGTTGCTGCTCTGTTATCTGCTGGAGCAAATCCAAGCTTGGTTACGGATCCTACTGCAGTGTCCCCAGGTGGATGCACTCCTGCTGATCTGGCAGCAAGACAAGGTTATGTGGGCTTAGCTGCATATCTTGCTGAGAAAGGATTGACTGCACATTTTGAATCAATGTCACTGTCCAAGGGTACTAAGCAATCACCATCAAGGACGAAACTAACAAAAGTACACAGCGAGAAGTTTGAGAACCTTACTGAACAAGAAGTTTGCTTAAAAGAATCTTTAGCGGCCTATCGAAATGCTGCTGACGCTGCCAGTAATATCCAAGCTGCACTTCGCGATAGAACTCTTAAACTCCAAACAAAAGCAATACTTTTGGCCAATCCTGAGATGCAAGCAACTGCGATAGTTGCTGCTATGAGGATTCAGCATGCATTCCGGAACTACAACAGAAAAAAAGAGATGAGAGCTGCTGCACGAATACAAAATCATTTCCGCACGTGGAAGGTCAGAAGGAACTTTACGAACATGCGAAGACAAGCTATCAGAATACAA GCTGCATACCGAGGCCATCAAGTGAGACGTCAGTACCGCAAGGTAATATGGTCTGTTGGAGTCGTGGAGAAAGCTATTTTGCGATggagaaaaaagagaaaaggcttGCGCGGCATTGCAAATGGAATGCCAGTAGAAATGACAGTGGATATAGAAGCTGCAAGCACTGCAGAAGAAGGTTTCTTCCAGGCCAGCCGGCAACAAGCGGAGGACAGGTTTAATAGATCAGTGGTACGTGTTCAGGCTCTGTTTCGTTGTCATCGGGCACAGCACGAGTACCGGAGGATGAGGATTGCTCATGAGGAGGCCAAG CTGGAGTTCAGTAAAGGGCAGCAGCAGGCGCCGGCATGCAGGAGGTGA